One window from the genome of Vibrio vulnificus NBRC 15645 = ATCC 27562 encodes:
- a CDS encoding type II secretion system F family protein yields MDELLASFGDIQLNEQWVLLALILISTSLLVVTVAVVFSGNRAPVKKKLEQIHKEVSGKALKKKSRKVENTLESLAPIVVGKDSKERESIRSQLMHAGFHNRDALTVFYAIKTFFAVLGFGGAAAVFFLLPDMDNSTLVMVVAVAGGLYIPNIGLNHFVKKRQRMIRAGVPDALDLLVVCTESGLGFNAALRKVADELAISHPEFADELDTVCAKIKAGVEMSTAFEELVTRTGLSEINGLVNMLSHASKIGGSLSQTLRDYTEDFRDKRNQEVEEIAAKIPTKMIFPLLLFIWPCFFIVAVGPALLSLSDALG; encoded by the coding sequence ATGGACGAGTTATTGGCTTCTTTTGGGGATATCCAGTTGAACGAACAGTGGGTGTTGTTGGCACTGATTCTGATCTCCACCAGCTTGTTGGTGGTCACGGTTGCTGTGGTCTTTTCTGGCAACCGAGCGCCAGTGAAGAAAAAACTAGAACAGATCCACAAAGAAGTGTCGGGTAAGGCGCTGAAGAAAAAAAGCCGCAAAGTGGAAAACACGTTGGAGTCGTTAGCGCCGATCGTGGTCGGCAAGGATTCGAAAGAAAGGGAGAGCATTCGTAGTCAGTTAATGCATGCGGGTTTTCACAACCGTGACGCGTTGACGGTGTTCTACGCAATCAAAACCTTTTTTGCGGTGCTGGGTTTTGGCGGTGCAGCGGCGGTGTTCTTTTTATTGCCTGATATGGATAACAGTACGTTGGTGATGGTGGTTGCCGTTGCGGGGGGCTTATACATCCCCAACATCGGTTTGAATCATTTTGTGAAAAAGCGTCAACGTATGATTCGGGCCGGTGTGCCAGATGCGCTGGATTTATTGGTGGTGTGTACGGAGTCTGGTTTGGGTTTTAACGCTGCGCTGAGAAAGGTGGCCGATGAGCTGGCCATTTCTCATCCGGAATTTGCCGATGAGTTAGATACGGTTTGCGCCAAAATCAAAGCCGGGGTTGAGATGTCGACGGCGTTTGAAGAGTTGGTAACGCGAACGGGTCTGTCGGAGATCAACGGCTTGGTTAATATGCTCTCTCATGCCTCCAAAATTGGTGGTAGTTTGTCGCAAACATTGCGTGATTACACAGAAGATTTTCGCGATAAACGCAATCAGGAAGTGGAAGAAATTGCAGCAAAAATCCCGACAAAAATGATTTTTCCACTACTGTTATTTATATGGCCTTGTTTCTTTATTGTCGCCGTTGGGCCTGCGTTGCTATCGCTATCGGATGCGCTGGGGTAA